One genomic region from Haloprofundus salinisoli encodes:
- a CDS encoding substrate-binding domain-containing protein has product MERRRFLSAAVGGTAATLGGCAERDVEPGAASSSDDAAASDDRTLTLATATTAYDTGLLDVLHAAFESRFGVRVKTLVEGTGAALETAGNGDADAVIVHARSAEDTFIREGHGINRRDLMYNDFLVVGLADDPAGVGEADGPLEAFRRVAAAEALFLSRGDDSGTHWRERQLWDAAGVDPGGSWYQATGNGMAATLRQAGQRGAYALTDRGTHQVTAAETGLVAHVTGPLDGGSGRLKNDYGVVLTNPARHEVNYELATAYLGFLTGREGQTLIRSHTAEGDDRLFVPNALSADPRFEQYVPTGGTAERDDSR; this is encoded by the coding sequence ATGGAGAGACGCCGCTTTCTGAGTGCGGCCGTAGGAGGGACGGCAGCGACGCTCGGCGGCTGTGCGGAGCGCGACGTAGAACCCGGGGCCGCGTCGTCCAGCGACGACGCCGCGGCGAGCGACGACCGAACCCTCACGCTCGCCACGGCGACGACGGCGTACGACACGGGATTGCTCGACGTGTTGCACGCGGCGTTCGAGAGCCGATTCGGCGTACGGGTGAAGACGCTCGTCGAGGGAACCGGCGCGGCGCTCGAAACGGCCGGAAACGGCGACGCCGACGCGGTCATCGTCCATGCGCGAAGCGCCGAAGACACGTTCATCCGCGAGGGTCACGGTATCAACCGCCGCGACCTGATGTACAACGACTTTCTGGTCGTCGGCCTCGCGGACGACCCTGCCGGGGTCGGTGAGGCGGACGGCCCCTTGGAGGCGTTTCGACGCGTCGCCGCCGCGGAAGCGCTGTTTCTCTCCCGCGGCGACGACTCGGGAACGCACTGGCGAGAGCGACAGCTGTGGGACGCCGCGGGCGTCGACCCCGGCGGGTCGTGGTACCAAGCGACCGGTAACGGGATGGCGGCGACGCTCCGACAGGCGGGCCAACGCGGCGCGTACGCGCTCACCGACCGCGGCACCCACCAGGTCACTGCGGCAGAAACCGGTCTCGTCGCCCACGTCACCGGACCGCTCGACGGCGGCTCCGGGCGACTGAAAAACGACTACGGCGTCGTCCTCACCAACCCAGCACGTCACGAGGTGAACTACGAACTGGCGACGGCGTATCTCGGCTTTCTCACCGGTCGGGAGGGACAGACGCTGATTCGGAGCCACACGGCCGAGGGGGACGACCGACTGTTCGTTCCGAACGCGCTCTCGGCCGACCCGCGGTTCGAGCAGTACGTACCGACGGGGGGAACAGCCGAGCGCGACGATTCTCGCTGA